The proteins below come from a single Micromonas commoda chromosome 8, complete sequence genomic window:
- a CDS encoding predicted protein, which yields MAPETPKVSNDDAKEASDGDASVDENHVSNFNLSKEVCARLETKGITSLYSIQAQCFQPILDGKDLVGRARTGCGKTLAFVLPIVEVINRENPMPASGRRVQGRRPVVALLAPTRELAKQVHSDFQHIGQAFGLTSICVYGGAPYGEQERALRQGCDIVIGTPGRVKDHLDRKTLSFEKLRFRVLDEADEMLNMGFVEDIETILNHAKDNANLQTVLFSATLPKWVADISKRFLVPGYTTIDLVGDEKQKASGSVQHMLINCQWSERTDLVCDLIRAKVPGDGRVIVFCDTKRDCGELQEALQKELEKGAKALHGDVNQSQREVVLDGFRKNKFQTLVATDVAARGLDISGVELVVQCEPPKEAETYIHRSGRTGRGGATGICVTLCTPRNEWAIPNIERKGGFKFVRIGPPQPAEMVAAAAKIVIQQVRAVHKGAAKMFMDAARELLAEGAGEHDEGADPTEMLAAALAKLAGHGELRQRSLLTSHTGQTTLLFTAGNNTEIRTPTYVWNFLKQRMDEKDIQLRRLTLQADSKGAVFDVPSELQEKFLALSDTKGPTPITISVCEELPELVMKPQQSGGYGGGRGGGGRGGFQGRGGGRGGFSPGGRGGRGGGGRFGGGGRGGGRGRGRF from the coding sequence ATGGCGCCCGAGACCCCCAAGGTTTCCAACGATGACGCTAAGGAagcctccgacggcgacgcctccgtcgacgagAATCACGTCAGCAACTTCAACCTCTCCAAGGAGGTGTGCGCCAGGCTCGAGACCAAGGGAATCACCTCCCTGTACAGTATCCAGGCGCAGTGCTTCCAGCCCATTTTGGACGGTAAGGACCTggtcggccgcgcgcgcacgggcTGCGGCAAGACCCTCGCCTTTGTCCTTCCCATCGTCGAGGTCATCAACCGCGAGAATCCAATGCCCGCGTCCGGCCGCAGGGTGCAGGGCCGTCGGCCGGTGgtggcgctcctcgcgcccaccCGCGAGCTTGCCAAGCAGGTGCACTCCGACTTCCAGCACATCGGTCAGGCGTTCGGCCTCACCTCCATCTGCGTCTATGGCGGTGCCCCCTACGGcgagcaggagcgcgcgctgagGCAGGGCTGCGACATCGTCATCGGCACCCCTGGCCGCGTCAAGGACCACCTCGACCGCAAGACGCTCTCCTTCGAGAAGCTCAGGTTCAgggtgctcgacgaggctgaCGAGATGCTCAACATGGGATTCGTCGAGGACATCGAGACCATCCTGAACCACGCCAAGGACAACGCCAACCTCCAGACCGTGCTCTTCTCCGCCACGCTGCCCAAGTGGGTCGCGGACATCTCCAAGAGGTTCCTCGTCCCGGGGTACACCACCATCGACTTGGTGGGCGACGAGAAGCAGAAGGCATCCGGTTCCGTGCAACACATGCTCATCAACTGTCAATGGAGCGAACGGACCGACCTGGTGTGCGATCTCATCCGCGCCAAGGTCCCGGGCGATGGCCGCGTCATCGTCTTCTGCGACACCAAGCGCGACTGCGGCGAGCTCCAGGAGGCGCTCCAaaaggagctcgagaagggcgcgaaggctctccacggcgacgtgaaCCAGTCCCAGCGCGAGGTTGTGCTCGACGGATTCAGGAAGAACAAGTTTCAGACCCTCGTGGCGACGGAtgtggcggcgcgcggcctcGACATCTCTGGTGTGGAGCTCGTGGTGCAGTGCGAGCCCCCCAAGGAGGCCGAGACGTACATCCACCGCTCCGGCCGcaccggacgcggcggcgccaccggcATCTGCGTTACCTTGTGCACCCCGCGCAACGAGTGGGCCATCCCCAACATCGAGCGCAAGGGCGGGTTCAAGTTTGTCCGCATCGGTCCCCCGCAGCCCGCCGAGAtggtggcggccgcggccaagATTGTCATCCAGCAGGTGCGCGCTGTGCACAAGGGTGCGGCTAAGATGttcatggacgccgcgcgcgagctcctcgccgaagGTGCGGGCGAGCACGATGAGGGCGCCGACCCGACGGAaatgctcgccgccgcactcgCCAAACTCGCGGGTcacggcgagctccgccagAGGTCGCTGCTCACCTCCCACACCGGTCAGACCACCCTGCTGTTCACCGCCGGAAACAACACCGAGATTCGCACGCCGACATACGTGTGGAACTTTCTCAAACAACGCATGGACGAGAAGGACATCCAGCTCCGCAGGCTCACCCTCCAGGCGGACTCCAAGGGGGCAGTTTTTGACGTGCCGTCCGAGCTTCAGGAGAAGTTCCTGGCGCTCAGCGACACCAAGGGGCCCACGCCCATCACCATCTCGGTTTGCGAGGAGCTCCCGGAGCTGGTGATGAAACCGCAACAGTCCGGCGGTtacggcggcggtcgcggcggcggcggtcgtggcGGCTTTCagggacgcgggggtggacgcgggggttTCAGTCCCGGTGGCCGCGGAGGCCGGGGAGGCGGTGGGCGCTTCGGAGGTggaggtcgcggcggcgggcgcggaagGGGCAGGTTCTAG
- a CDS encoding type II secretory pathway family (preprotein translocase SecY~Alternative splicing variant 2) translates to MNDFMNSKLPGKIGTVLLLLILSRVGTYIPISGVDRDAFAESLQGGGNVLGYVDTLTGGSISKLGIFSLGIVPYINSSIIFQLLTSVFPSLKKLQKEEGEAGRRKFQQYQRYGALGFAVVQAVGQCLYVRPFVEDFNLGWLVESSAVLTAGAMILLYIGEVLTELKLGNGTSLLIFTNIISSLPSSFGQTLSQASEKGDAATVLPVFFGAFFLTTLGIVYVQEAERKIPMNYSTRFQAGGLAKSSYLPFKVNSAGVMPIIFASSLLALPATLARFAPNPVIIGAAKAVYPGGVAYVPVNIALICFFNYFYTFLQLEPKDVADQLKRQGASIPGVRPGAATSGYITRVLERLSILGSVFLGFLALAPTAVEGITGLTTFRGFAGTSLLILVGVATDTTRKVRSEIVMSRYDTSLDDFYKDMPKK, encoded by the exons ATGAACGACTTCATGAACAGCAAACTCCCCGGCAAGATCGGCACcgtgctcctcctcctcatcctcagCCGCGTGGGAACTTACATCCCTATCTCCGGAGTTGACCGCGACGCCTTCGCAGAATCCCTGCAGGGTGGCGGGAACGTGCTCGGCTACGTGGACACCCTCACGGGCGGCAGCATCTCTAAGCTCGGCATCTTTTCCCTCGGCATCGTCCCGTACATCAACTCTTCCATCATCTTTCAG CTCCTCACCTCGGTGTTCCCGAGCCTGAAGAAGCTCCAaaaggaggagggcgaggctGGCCGTCGAAAGTTTCAGCAGTACCAGCGCTACGGTGCCCTCGGCTTCGCCGTCGTGCAGGCGGTGGGTCAGTGCCTGTACGTGCGCCCCTTCGTTGAGGACTTCAACCTCGGATGGCTGGTTgagtcgtccgcggtgctcACCGCAGGCGCCATGATCCTCCTGTACATCGGCGAGGTTCTCACCGAGCTCAAGCTGGGCAACGGCACGTCGCTGCTCATCTTCACTAACATCATTTCTTCGCTTCCCAGCTCGTTTGGCCAGACACTGTCTCAGGCTTCCGAGAAGGGCGATGCCGCCACGGTGCTTCCCGTGTTCTTTGGCGCCTTCTTCCTCACCACCCTCGGCATCGTCTACGTGCAGGAGGCTGAGAGGAAGATCCCGATGAACTATAGCACCAGGTTCCAGGCAGGGGGTCTGGCGAAGAGCTCCTACCTCCCCTTTAAGGTGAACTCGGCGGGCGTCATGCCCATCATCTTTGCATCCTCGCTCCTGGCGCTcccggcgacgctcgccagGTTCGCGCCCAATCCGGTGATCATCGGagccgccaaggctgtgtaccccggcggcgtggccTACGTTCCGGTCAACATCGCTCTCATCTGCTTCTTCAACTACTTCTACACTTTCCTCCAGCTGGAGCCCAAGGATGTGGCGGACCAGCTCAAGAGGCAGGGCGCGAGCATCCCGGGCGTCCGCCCTGGCGCCGCCACCAGCGGGTACATCACCAgggtcctcgagcgcctctcGATCCTGGGAAGCGTCTTCCTCGGTttcctcgcgctcgctcccACGGCGGTGGAGGGCATCACCGGCCTGACCACCTTCCGAGGATTCGCCGGCACGTCGCTGCTCAttctcgtcggcgtcgccacgGACACCACCCGCAAGGTCCGCTCGGAGATTGTGATGAGCCGCTACGATACCTCCTTGGACGATTTCTACAAGGACATGCCGAAAAAGTAA
- a CDS encoding SecY protein (expressed~Alternative splicing variant 1) yields the protein MPGLGADGVWDPLGLGRAKGWEVGDNDWNESERRLEGSGSVMALARGGRSVKAMNTGAGGGGDFMNDFMNSKLPGKIGTVLLLLILSRVGTYIPISGVDRDAFAESLQGGGNVLGYVDTLTGGSISKLGIFSLGIVPYINSSIIFQLLTSVFPSLKKLQKEEGEAGRRKFQQYQRYGALGFAVVQAVGQCLYVRPFVEDFNLGWLVESSAVLTAGAMILLYIGEVLTELKLGNGTSLLIFTNIISSLPSSFGQTLSQASEKGDAATVLPVFFGAFFLTTLGIVYVQEAERKIPMNYSTRFQAGGLAKSSYLPFKVNSAGVMPIIFASSLLALPATLARFAPNPVIIGAAKAVYPGGVAYVPVNIALICFFNYFYTFLQLEPKDVADQLKRQGASIPGVRPGAATSGYITRVLERLSILGSVFLGFLALAPTAVEGITGLTTFRGFAGTSLLILVGVATDTTRKVRSEIVMSRYDTSLDDFYKDMPKK from the exons ATGcccgggctcggcgccgacggcgtctgGGACCCCCTGGGTTTGGGCAGGGCGAAGGGCTGGGAGGTTGGGGACAACGACTGGAACGAGAGCGAACGGCGTCTCGAGGGTTCCGGGTCCGTCAtggcgctcgctcgcggaggccgcAGCGTCAAGGCCATGaacaccggcgcgggcggtggcggcgactTCATGAACGACTTCATGAACAGCAAACTCCCCGGCAAGATCGGCACcgtgctcctcctcctcatcctcagCCGCGTGGGAACTTACATCCCTATCTCCGGAGTTGACCGCGACGCCTTCGCAGAATCCCTGCAGGGTGGCGGGAACGTGCTCGGCTACGTGGACACCCTCACGGGCGGCAGCATCTCTAAGCTCGGCATCTTTTCCCTCGGCATCGTCCCGTACATCAACTCTTCCATCATCTTTCAG CTCCTCACCTCGGTGTTCCCGAGCCTGAAGAAGCTCCAaaaggaggagggcgaggctGGCCGTCGAAAGTTTCAGCAGTACCAGCGCTACGGTGCCCTCGGCTTCGCCGTCGTGCAGGCGGTGGGTCAGTGCCTGTACGTGCGCCCCTTCGTTGAGGACTTCAACCTCGGATGGCTGGTTgagtcgtccgcggtgctcACCGCAGGCGCCATGATCCTCCTGTACATCGGCGAGGTTCTCACCGAGCTCAAGCTGGGCAACGGCACGTCGCTGCTCATCTTCACTAACATCATTTCTTCGCTTCCCAGCTCGTTTGGCCAGACACTGTCTCAGGCTTCCGAGAAGGGCGATGCCGCCACGGTGCTTCCCGTGTTCTTTGGCGCCTTCTTCCTCACCACCCTCGGCATCGTCTACGTGCAGGAGGCTGAGAGGAAGATCCCGATGAACTATAGCACCAGGTTCCAGGCAGGGGGTCTGGCGAAGAGCTCCTACCTCCCCTTTAAGGTGAACTCGGCGGGCGTCATGCCCATCATCTTTGCATCCTCGCTCCTGGCGCTcccggcgacgctcgccagGTTCGCGCCCAATCCGGTGATCATCGGagccgccaaggctgtgtaccccggcggcgtggccTACGTTCCGGTCAACATCGCTCTCATCTGCTTCTTCAACTACTTCTACACTTTCCTCCAGCTGGAGCCCAAGGATGTGGCGGACCAGCTCAAGAGGCAGGGCGCGAGCATCCCGGGCGTCCGCCCTGGCGCCGCCACCAGCGGGTACATCACCAgggtcctcgagcgcctctcGATCCTGGGAAGCGTCTTCCTCGGTttcctcgcgctcgctcccACGGCGGTGGAGGGCATCACCGGCCTGACCACCTTCCGAGGATTCGCCGGCACGTCGCTGCTCAttctcgtcggcgtcgccacgGACACCACCCGCAAGGTCCGCTCGGAGATTGTGATGAGCCGCTACGATACCTCCTTGGACGATTTCTACAAGGACATGCCGAAAAAGTAA